The following are from one region of the Nocardioides marmotae genome:
- a CDS encoding alpha-(1->3)-arabinofuranosyltransferase domain-containing protein, producing MSTSPDTDLGTDPGTEPRTARGAEPRTRRGAAPDPITDPASDSASAPRAVAPADRSPEGVFRFRLLAACAVLVGLAFVQGPGLLAADTKLDLALAPVDWLSRALHLWDAEGAFGQLQNQAYGYLWPMGPFFVLGWLVDLPGWVVQRLWQGLVMSVALAGAAKVARALGVRSDLACLVAGFAFALSPRLLTTLGPISIEAWPSALAPWVLLPLVRGATQGSPRRAAALAALGVAMVGGVNAAATFAVLPLGIVWLLTRTPGPRRRALMLWWPLFTALATAWWLVPLFVMGAYSPPFLDFIETTSVTTFPTTLFDALRGTSNWVPYADAGSRAGNDLLRTSWVIVLSGVLLLLGVAGLLDRRTPHRAFLGLSLLVGVLMVTAGHRGVVEGWLSVPVAELLDGVLAPLRNVHKFDPIIRLPLVIGLAFVVDRTLTALREQRDAPRADRVNRRVLVAAVVLAVVGCAAPAVQGRIEPAGATLGVPDYWQQAADYVAAESDGGTALLLPGSPFGEYLWGDTADEPMQWLADSRWAVRNVIPLTPPATIRMLDGIERRMAEGHGSPGLTAALRRAGVEHLVVRNDLQRSDDVPDPVLVHQALASSPGIEQVAAFGPTVGGDAHLRDDQQRVLVNGGWQAERAAVEVYAVGPAPAAVSAAEPTVLAAGPEDLPDLLDLDVLGSAPTVLAPDAEAAADPGRVVLTDGLRERERSFARIHDGSSAVTTPGDVRREDRPVPDYPLGGPGDMDRWTTTARLEGAAAISASSSVSDGGTAGGSERGALPYAALDGAPDTAWDSGFRNDDTSWWRVDLEEPLDVEELTVTAAAHDGRQRLRVVTEHGASEPVELSPGGTRRVLLPAGEDGSTTVDWLRVEGVGGPSAARLAVAEVDVPGLVVRRVLDLPTLPEEWGAPDAIVLRADLDARTGCVEVALRDRCAAGRDRASEDGPVVRRSFELPAPASYDASLTVRPRAGVALDQLVLRDQPVGATASSLALPDPRAGAVAAIDGDRSTTWLADPDDDQVELRLSWLGARLVTGLDLDLDADVAARLPDRVLLTFTRGGRTVEVREVELGRDGRAVFGGVRADGLRIQVLSAEQASDLAFDGSSRLVPVGVGEVSVTGVPFLPLGLTDRPVTRACGTGPDLQIGPRRLRTAVTASALELLQGATVPARPCGPGTAGPLALPAGAVAVAAERSDAFDAASVVLTSTTDPGPASAPAPAVEDLDGPVRRVLAPAPGDAVVALRENANAGWVATQDGEELEPVVLDGWQQGFRLAGDGPVEVRFAPDTTYRAGLLGGAVALVGLLVVLVLTRRRWAGPVPPALTDRRVPPAAAAVVALAGAGLVAGTVGLLVGAVAIGLTVLLVRRAPEVAPWALALPLLAAAAAYAVTPWGSSAGWAGDQAWVGYLSVVPLVAVVATIGSARRGGTRRFKRIAGTSSTR from the coding sequence ATGAGCACCAGCCCCGACACCGACCTGGGCACCGACCCGGGCACCGAGCCGCGGACCGCCCGGGGCGCCGAGCCGCGCACCCGCCGGGGCGCGGCCCCGGACCCGATCACGGACCCGGCCTCGGACTCGGCCTCGGCCCCGCGCGCCGTCGCCCCCGCCGACCGGAGCCCGGAGGGCGTCTTCCGGTTCCGCCTGCTCGCGGCCTGCGCGGTGCTCGTGGGGCTCGCGTTCGTCCAGGGCCCCGGCCTGCTGGCCGCCGACACCAAGCTCGACCTCGCGCTGGCGCCGGTCGACTGGCTCAGCCGCGCCCTGCACCTGTGGGACGCCGAGGGCGCGTTCGGCCAGCTGCAGAACCAGGCCTACGGCTACCTGTGGCCGATGGGCCCGTTCTTCGTCCTGGGCTGGCTGGTCGACCTGCCGGGCTGGGTCGTCCAACGGCTCTGGCAGGGGCTGGTCATGTCGGTGGCGCTGGCCGGGGCCGCGAAGGTGGCCCGGGCGCTCGGCGTCCGCTCGGACCTGGCCTGCCTGGTCGCCGGCTTCGCCTTCGCGCTCTCCCCGCGGCTGCTCACCACCCTCGGCCCGATCTCGATCGAGGCCTGGCCGAGCGCGCTCGCGCCGTGGGTCCTGCTGCCGCTGGTCCGCGGCGCCACGCAGGGCTCGCCGCGCCGCGCCGCCGCGCTGGCTGCGCTCGGCGTGGCGATGGTCGGCGGCGTCAACGCGGCCGCGACCTTCGCGGTGCTCCCGCTCGGGATCGTGTGGCTGCTGACCCGCACGCCCGGCCCGCGCCGCCGCGCGCTGATGCTGTGGTGGCCGCTGTTCACCGCGCTGGCCACCGCGTGGTGGCTGGTGCCGCTTTTCGTGATGGGCGCCTACAGCCCGCCGTTCCTCGACTTCATCGAGACCACGTCGGTGACGACCTTCCCGACGACGCTCTTCGACGCGCTGCGCGGCACCTCCAACTGGGTGCCGTACGCCGACGCCGGCTCCCGCGCCGGCAACGACCTGCTCCGCACCTCCTGGGTGATCGTGCTCAGCGGGGTGCTGCTCCTGCTCGGCGTCGCGGGCCTGCTGGACCGGCGTACCCCGCACCGGGCGTTCCTCGGCCTCTCCCTGCTGGTGGGGGTGCTCATGGTGACCGCGGGCCACCGCGGCGTCGTGGAGGGCTGGCTCTCCGTGCCGGTCGCCGAGCTGCTCGATGGCGTGCTGGCGCCGCTGCGCAACGTGCACAAGTTCGACCCGATCATCCGGCTGCCCCTGGTCATCGGCCTCGCGTTCGTCGTCGACCGCACCCTCACCGCGCTGCGCGAGCAGCGGGACGCCCCACGCGCGGATCGCGTCAACCGCCGGGTGCTGGTCGCCGCGGTCGTCCTCGCCGTCGTCGGCTGCGCCGCCCCGGCCGTCCAGGGCCGCATCGAGCCCGCCGGGGCGACCCTCGGCGTGCCGGACTACTGGCAGCAGGCGGCCGACTACGTCGCCGCCGAGTCCGACGGCGGCACCGCCCTGCTCCTGCCGGGCTCGCCGTTCGGGGAGTACCTGTGGGGCGACACCGCCGACGAGCCGATGCAGTGGCTCGCCGACTCCCGCTGGGCGGTCCGCAACGTCATCCCGCTGACCCCGCCGGCCACGATCCGGATGCTCGACGGCATCGAGCGCCGGATGGCCGAGGGCCACGGCTCGCCCGGCCTGACCGCCGCGCTGCGCCGGGCGGGCGTGGAGCACCTCGTGGTCCGCAACGACCTCCAGCGCTCCGACGACGTCCCCGACCCCGTGCTGGTCCACCAGGCGCTGGCGTCCTCGCCGGGCATCGAGCAGGTCGCGGCGTTCGGCCCCACGGTGGGCGGCGACGCCCACCTGCGCGACGACCAGCAGCGGGTGCTGGTCAACGGCGGCTGGCAGGCCGAGCGCGCCGCCGTCGAGGTGTACGCCGTCGGGCCGGCGCCCGCGGCGGTCTCCGCGGCGGAGCCGACCGTGCTCGCCGCCGGCCCCGAGGACCTGCCCGACCTGCTCGACCTCGACGTCCTGGGCAGTGCCCCGACGGTGCTCGCGCCGGATGCCGAGGCGGCCGCCGACCCGGGCCGGGTCGTGCTGACCGACGGTCTGCGCGAGCGCGAGCGCTCCTTCGCCCGCATCCACGACGGCAGCTCCGCGGTCACCACGCCCGGCGACGTGCGCCGGGAGGACCGGCCGGTCCCGGACTACCCGCTCGGCGGCCCCGGTGACATGGACCGCTGGACGACCACCGCCCGCCTCGAGGGCGCCGCCGCGATCTCCGCCTCCTCCTCGGTCTCCGACGGCGGCACCGCCGGCGGCAGCGAGCGGGGCGCGCTGCCCTACGCCGCCCTCGACGGCGCCCCCGACACCGCCTGGGACTCCGGCTTCCGCAATGACGACACGTCCTGGTGGCGTGTGGACCTCGAGGAGCCGCTCGACGTCGAGGAGCTCACCGTCACCGCGGCGGCCCACGACGGGCGCCAGCGCCTGCGCGTGGTCACCGAGCACGGCGCCTCCGAGCCGGTGGAGCTGAGCCCCGGCGGCACCCGCCGGGTGCTGCTCCCGGCCGGCGAGGACGGCAGCACCACCGTGGACTGGCTGCGCGTCGAGGGGGTCGGGGGACCGTCGGCCGCGCGGCTCGCGGTCGCCGAGGTCGACGTGCCCGGGCTGGTGGTGCGGCGCGTGCTCGACCTCCCGACGCTGCCCGAGGAGTGGGGCGCGCCGGACGCGATCGTCCTCCGCGCCGACCTCGACGCCCGCACCGGCTGCGTCGAGGTGGCTCTCCGCGACCGCTGCGCGGCCGGGCGCGACCGCGCCTCGGAGGACGGCCCCGTGGTCCGGCGATCCTTCGAGCTCCCCGCCCCGGCGTCGTACGACGCGTCGCTTACCGTGCGCCCGCGCGCGGGCGTCGCCCTCGACCAGCTCGTGCTGCGCGACCAGCCCGTCGGGGCGACCGCCTCCTCGCTGGCCCTGCCGGACCCGCGGGCCGGCGCGGTCGCCGCGATCGACGGCGACCGGTCGACCACGTGGCTGGCCGACCCCGACGACGACCAGGTCGAGCTGCGGCTCTCGTGGCTGGGCGCGCGCCTGGTCACGGGCCTGGACCTCGACCTCGACGCGGACGTGGCGGCGCGGCTGCCCGACCGGGTGCTGCTGACCTTCACCCGCGGCGGGCGCACCGTCGAGGTGCGCGAGGTCGAGCTCGGCCGCGACGGCCGGGCGGTCTTCGGCGGGGTCCGCGCCGACGGCCTGCGGATCCAGGTGCTCTCCGCCGAGCAGGCATCCGACCTCGCCTTCGACGGCTCCTCGCGCCTCGTGCCGGTCGGCGTGGGGGAGGTCTCGGTGACCGGCGTGCCGTTCCTGCCGCTCGGCCTCACCGACCGACCGGTCACCCGGGCGTGCGGGACCGGCCCCGACCTCCAGATCGGGCCGCGCCGGCTCCGCACCGCCGTCACCGCCTCCGCCCTCGAGCTGCTCCAGGGCGCCACGGTCCCCGCCCGCCCCTGCGGGCCCGGCACGGCCGGGCCGCTCGCGCTGCCCGCCGGCGCCGTCGCGGTCGCCGCCGAGCGCAGCGACGCCTTCGACGCCGCCTCCGTCGTGCTGACCTCCACCACCGACCCCGGGCCCGCGTCGGCTCCGGCCCCCGCGGTCGAGGACCTCGACGGCCCGGTGCGCCGCGTCCTCGCCCCCGCGCCCGGTGACGCCGTGGTCGCGCTCCGGGAGAACGCCAACGCCGGCTGGGTCGCCACCCAGGACGGCGAGGAGCTCGAGCCGGTCGTGCTCGACGGCTGGCAGCAGGGCTTCCGCCTCGCCGGGGACGGGCCGGTCGAGGTCCGCTTCGCCCCCGACACCACCTACCGGGCCGGCCTGCTGGGCGGCGCCGTGGCGCTGGTCGGGCTGCTGGTCGTGCTGGTGCTGACCCGGCGGCGCTGGGCCGGGCCGGTGCCGCCGGCGCTCACCGACCGGCGGGTGCCGCCGGCGGCCGCGGCCGTCGTCGCGCTCGCCGGGGCCGGCCTGGTCGCCGGCACGGTCGGGCTGCTGGTCGGCGCGGTCGCCATCGGCCTGACCGTGCTGCTGGTCCGGCGCGCCCCCGAGGTCGCGCCCTGGGCGCTGGCCCTCCCGCTGCTGGCCGCCGCGGCGGCGTACGCGGTGACGCCGTGGGGGAGCAGTGCGGGCTGGGCGGGGGACCAGGCCTGGGTCGGCTACCTCTCCGTCGTGCCGCTGGTCGCCGTGGTGGCCACGATCGGCTCGGCCCGGCGGGGCGGCACGAGGCGCTTCAAGCGCATCGCCGGCACCTCGAGCACGCGGTAG
- a CDS encoding acyltransferase family protein — protein sequence MTTVAAAPVELDVSDPPHFPALDALRAVGALAVLVTHVAFWSGDYGRHGYAGTLLSRLDVGVAIFFVLSGFLLSRPYLARAAQTLPPPSTRSYLWRRFLRITPVYVVAALLALALLDDNADLGAPTWATTLLLGNTFVDPLPPAGLTHMWSLAVEVCFYLLLPLLMLAATGRRGRGLSTARVVTVLVAMTAVTAWWHLHGADWADTWTGGAPGQWLPGYLSWFAAGIGLALVHVLATRGSATARRLLAPGRQAGACWTLAGALLLVAATPLAGPTVLVAPTTAESLTKNLLYTAIGVLLVLPALVADERSGFGRAFGHPLARRLGVVSYSLFAFHLLVLHAVMAVTGWQVFSANGPLLLLASLAGSLVLAEVGYRVLEVPAMRLKRLVPPRRAEPIVATTATSGTTER from the coding sequence ATGACGACCGTCGCGGCGGCACCCGTCGAGCTCGACGTGAGCGACCCTCCCCACTTCCCCGCCCTCGACGCGCTCCGCGCCGTGGGGGCCCTGGCGGTGCTGGTCACCCACGTCGCCTTCTGGTCCGGGGACTACGGCCGCCACGGGTACGCCGGCACCCTGCTGTCCCGCCTCGACGTGGGCGTCGCGATCTTCTTCGTGCTCTCGGGGTTCCTGCTCTCCCGCCCCTACCTCGCCCGCGCGGCCCAGACCCTGCCGCCGCCCTCGACGCGCAGCTACCTGTGGCGGCGGTTCCTGCGGATCACCCCGGTGTACGTCGTCGCGGCGCTGCTCGCGCTGGCGCTGCTCGACGACAACGCCGACCTCGGCGCACCCACGTGGGCGACCACGCTGCTGCTGGGCAACACCTTCGTCGACCCGCTGCCGCCGGCCGGGCTGACCCACATGTGGAGCCTGGCCGTCGAGGTCTGCTTCTACCTGCTGCTGCCGCTGCTCATGCTCGCGGCCACCGGCCGACGCGGTCGCGGGCTCTCCACGGCCCGCGTCGTCACCGTCCTGGTCGCGATGACCGCGGTGACCGCGTGGTGGCACCTGCACGGCGCGGACTGGGCCGACACCTGGACCGGGGGCGCCCCCGGCCAGTGGCTGCCCGGCTACCTCAGCTGGTTCGCCGCCGGCATCGGGCTCGCGCTCGTCCACGTGCTCGCCACCCGCGGCAGCGCGACCGCCCGCCGGCTGCTCGCCCCGGGCCGCCAGGCCGGGGCCTGCTGGACCCTCGCGGGTGCGCTGCTGCTCGTGGCCGCCACGCCGCTCGCCGGCCCGACCGTCCTCGTCGCGCCGACGACCGCGGAGTCGCTGACCAAGAACCTGCTCTACACCGCGATCGGCGTGCTGCTGGTCCTCCCGGCGCTGGTCGCCGACGAGCGCAGCGGCTTCGGGCGCGCGTTCGGCCACCCGCTCGCCCGGCGCCTCGGGGTGGTGTCGTACAGCCTGTTCGCCTTCCACCTGCTCGTGCTGCACGCGGTGATGGCGGTGACCGGCTGGCAGGTCTTCAGCGCCAACGGCCCGCTGCTGCTCCTCGCCTCGCTCGCGGGCAGCCTGGTCCTCGCCGAGGTGGGCTACCGCGTGCTCGAGGTGCCGGCGATGCGCTTGAAGCGCCTCGTGCCGCCCCGCCGGGCCGAGCCGATCGTGGCCACCACGGCGACCAGCGGCACGACGGAGAGGTAG
- a CDS encoding DUF3068 domain-containing protein, whose translation MRKIAGRVLIAIGGFLVVAGLLTSVWAPGVVKKTPVDVDQTTRLDGEATKLGETFAVNVTSITKADSEASTDDTTIWVNTSCVVANTDGNAPDCVDGEDERLVSATVGTFATDRVTALGRDHENLPEGSTPYEGIVNKFPFDTEKTDYPYWDGTLGRTVDMEFLEETEMEGLTVYHFAASVEDEAIEVAEGTPGTYSQAVDIYVEPITGAVVNQEQSQQRYLEDGTEVLDLNVAFTDDQLATSLSEAKDNAANLTLITETVPRIGFIGGAIALALGAVLLLMGRRSQAAHSAHAAAAPA comes from the coding sequence ATGCGAAAGATTGCCGGGCGAGTCCTGATCGCCATCGGAGGGTTTCTCGTGGTGGCGGGGCTGCTGACGTCCGTGTGGGCCCCGGGGGTGGTGAAGAAGACGCCGGTCGACGTCGACCAGACGACGCGGCTGGACGGCGAGGCCACCAAGCTGGGGGAGACCTTCGCGGTGAACGTCACCAGCATCACCAAGGCCGACAGCGAGGCGTCGACCGACGACACCACGATCTGGGTGAACACCTCCTGCGTGGTGGCCAACACCGACGGCAACGCGCCGGACTGCGTCGACGGTGAGGACGAGCGGCTGGTCTCCGCGACCGTCGGCACCTTCGCCACCGACCGGGTGACCGCGCTGGGCCGCGACCACGAGAACCTCCCGGAGGGCTCCACGCCCTACGAGGGCATCGTGAACAAGTTCCCCTTCGACACCGAGAAGACCGACTACCCCTACTGGGACGGCACCCTCGGTCGCACCGTCGACATGGAGTTCCTCGAGGAGACCGAGATGGAGGGCCTGACCGTCTACCACTTCGCCGCCAGCGTCGAGGACGAGGCGATCGAGGTCGCCGAGGGCACCCCCGGCACCTACAGCCAGGCCGTCGACATCTACGTCGAGCCGATCACCGGCGCCGTGGTCAACCAGGAGCAGTCCCAGCAGCGCTACCTCGAGGACGGCACGGAGGTCCTCGACCTGAACGTCGCCTTCACCGACGACCAGCTCGCCACCAGCCTGAGCGAGGCCAAGGACAATGCCGCGAACCTCACGCTGATCACCGAGACCGTCCCGCGGATCGGGTTCATCGGCGGCGCCATCGCCCTCGCCCTCGGCGCCGTCCTGCTCCTCATGGGCCGGCGGTCCCAGGCGGCCCACAGCGCCCACGCCGCCGCCGCGCCCGCCTGA
- a CDS encoding class I SAM-dependent methyltransferase: protein MSTSGGSPDAPDSRHHPPLPPVRVERRAVSEAESRQANGPDWDRYADEYQATHGEFLGDVGFVWGPEGFTEAEAGILGEVEGRDVLEVGSGAGQCSRWVRARGGRAIGLDLSLRQLQHSRRIDEATGVVVPSVRATATALPFRDASFDVVFSSFGALQFISDLEVAVAETARVLRPGGRYAFSITHPTRWMFADDPGEEGLVASQSYWDRTPYVEVDDASGEVSYVEHHRTLGDWVAVLAGAGFVITDLLEPEWPAGHDRVWGGWSEVRGRLTPGTAIFGATRA from the coding sequence ATGAGCACCTCCGGCGGCTCGCCCGACGCCCCCGACTCCCGCCACCACCCGCCGCTGCCCCCGGTCCGCGTCGAGCGCCGGGCGGTCAGCGAGGCCGAGTCGCGGCAGGCGAACGGGCCGGACTGGGACCGCTACGCCGATGAGTACCAGGCCACCCACGGCGAGTTCCTCGGCGACGTCGGCTTCGTGTGGGGCCCGGAGGGCTTCACCGAGGCCGAGGCCGGGATCCTCGGGGAGGTCGAGGGCCGCGACGTGCTCGAGGTCGGCTCCGGCGCCGGGCAGTGCTCGCGCTGGGTCCGCGCCCGGGGCGGCCGGGCGATCGGCCTGGACCTCTCGCTGCGCCAGCTCCAGCACTCCCGCCGCATCGACGAGGCCACCGGCGTGGTCGTGCCCTCGGTACGGGCCACGGCCACCGCGCTGCCGTTCCGCGACGCGTCGTTCGACGTGGTCTTCTCCTCCTTCGGCGCGCTGCAGTTCATCAGCGACCTGGAGGTGGCGGTCGCGGAGACCGCCCGCGTGCTGCGGCCCGGCGGGCGCTACGCCTTCTCCATCACCCACCCGACCCGGTGGATGTTCGCCGACGACCCGGGCGAGGAGGGGCTGGTGGCCAGCCAGTCCTACTGGGACCGCACGCCGTACGTCGAGGTCGACGACGCCTCCGGCGAGGTCTCCTACGTCGAGCACCACCGCACCCTGGGCGACTGGGTCGCGGTGCTGGCCGGCGCCGGGTTCGTCATCACCGACCTGCTCGAGCCGGAGTGGCCGGCCGGCCACGACCGCGTCTGGGGCGGCTGGTCCGAGGTCCGCGGCCGGCTCACCCCCGGCACCGCGATCTTCGGCGCCACCCGCGCCTGA
- a CDS encoding ABC transporter has translation MPLLPALLGAATLPVRLAAAATQTTLQLGHLASPDGPLRRPGGYADLLLRVIGEQGYAEQLTRLLADEDGPMRLAGALADLVAADRPLGRLLQRDGVLDRLLAEDGPLVRLLADGGALERLLADGGPLDRLAAHEGVLDRLVAAGGALDRLTAEGGVLDRVLAPGGLADRVLTEDGFVEKLVAEGGTLDQLVALGETLETIQPRLQELALLIPSLADSADALGRAVGPIGDLAGRLPLSRRRALGAGPA, from the coding sequence ATGCCCCTCCTGCCCGCACTCCTCGGCGCCGCGACCCTCCCGGTCCGCCTGGCCGCGGCGGCCACGCAGACCACCCTCCAGCTCGGCCACCTCGCCTCCCCCGACGGCCCGTTGCGCCGGCCCGGGGGCTACGCCGACCTGCTGCTGCGCGTGATCGGCGAGCAGGGGTACGCCGAGCAGCTGACCCGCCTGCTGGCCGACGAGGACGGCCCGATGCGGCTGGCCGGGGCGCTCGCCGACCTGGTCGCCGCCGACCGTCCGCTGGGCCGGCTGCTCCAGCGCGACGGCGTGCTCGACCGGCTGCTCGCCGAGGACGGCCCGCTGGTCCGGCTCCTGGCCGACGGCGGCGCGCTCGAGCGGCTGCTCGCCGACGGCGGGCCGCTGGACCGGCTCGCCGCGCACGAGGGCGTGCTCGACCGGCTGGTCGCCGCCGGCGGGGCGCTGGACCGGCTGACCGCGGAAGGCGGCGTGCTCGACCGCGTGCTGGCGCCCGGCGGGCTCGCCGACCGCGTGCTGACCGAGGACGGCTTCGTCGAGAAGCTCGTCGCCGAGGGCGGCACGCTCGACCAGCTGGTCGCGCTCGGCGAGACCCTCGAGACGATCCAGCCCCGGCTCCAGGAGCTGGCCCTCCTCATCCCCTCGCTGGCCGACTCCGCGGACGCCCTCGGCCGCGCGGTCGGGCCGATCGGCGACCTCGCCGGCCGGCTGCCGCTCAGCCGGCGCCGCGCACTCGGGGCGGGCCCGGCATGA
- the rpsA gene encoding 30S ribosomal protein S1: MTSTISTLPDYDAPQVAINDIGSEEDFLAAIDATIKYFNDGDIVDGTIVKVDRDEVLLDIGYKTEGVIPSRELSIKHDVDPSEVVAVGDKVEALVLQKEDKEGRLILSKKRAQYERAWGTIEQVKEEDGVVEGTVIEVVKGGLILDIGLRGFLPASLVEMRRVRDLQPYVGQTLEAKIIELDKNRNNVVLSRRAWLEQTQSEVRHGFLTQLQKGQIRKGVVSSIVNFGAFVDLGGVDGLVHVSELSWKHIDHPSEVVAVGDEVTVEVLDVDMDRERVSLSLKATQEDPWQHFARTHQIGQIVPGKVTKLVPFGSFVRVEEGIEGLVHISELAERHVEIPEQVVQVNDDVMVKIIDIDLERRRISLSLKQANETAAASDVEEFDPTLYGMAATYDEQGNYVYPDGFDPETGEWLEGYEEQRAIWEDQYAKAHARWEAHVKQQQEAAKAEVEAGEATSYSSGGTDESEVAEGGTGGGSLASDEALQALREKLTGGQ, translated from the coding sequence ATGACGAGCACCATCTCTACTCTTCCGGACTACGACGCGCCCCAGGTGGCGATCAACGACATCGGGTCCGAAGAGGACTTCCTCGCCGCGATCGACGCGACCATCAAGTACTTCAACGACGGCGACATCGTCGACGGCACCATCGTCAAGGTGGACCGTGACGAGGTCCTGCTCGACATCGGCTACAAGACCGAGGGCGTCATCCCCTCGCGCGAGCTGTCGATCAAGCACGACGTCGACCCCTCTGAGGTCGTCGCGGTCGGCGACAAGGTCGAGGCCCTCGTCCTCCAGAAGGAGGACAAGGAAGGTCGTCTGATCCTGTCCAAGAAGCGCGCCCAGTACGAGCGCGCCTGGGGCACGATCGAGCAGGTCAAGGAGGAGGACGGCGTCGTCGAGGGCACCGTCATCGAGGTCGTCAAGGGCGGCCTGATCCTCGACATCGGTCTGCGCGGCTTCCTGCCGGCCTCGCTCGTGGAGATGCGTCGCGTCCGCGACCTGCAGCCCTACGTCGGCCAGACCCTCGAGGCCAAGATCATCGAGCTCGACAAGAACCGCAACAACGTGGTCCTGTCGCGCCGTGCCTGGCTCGAGCAGACCCAGTCCGAGGTTCGCCACGGCTTCCTGACCCAGCTCCAGAAGGGTCAGATCCGCAAGGGTGTCGTCTCCTCGATCGTCAACTTCGGTGCGTTCGTGGACCTCGGCGGCGTCGACGGCCTCGTCCACGTCTCCGAGCTGTCCTGGAAGCACATCGACCACCCGTCCGAGGTCGTCGCCGTCGGCGACGAGGTCACCGTCGAGGTCCTCGACGTGGACATGGACCGCGAGCGTGTCTCCCTGTCGCTGAAGGCGACCCAGGAGGACCCGTGGCAGCACTTCGCCCGCACCCACCAGATCGGCCAGATCGTGCCGGGCAAGGTCACCAAGCTGGTGCCCTTCGGTTCGTTCGTCCGCGTCGAGGAGGGCATCGAGGGCCTGGTGCACATCTCCGAGCTGGCCGAGCGCCACGTGGAGATCCCCGAGCAGGTCGTCCAGGTCAACGACGACGTCATGGTCAAGATCATCGACATCGACCTCGAGCGTCGCCGGATCTCGCTGTCGCTCAAGCAGGCCAACGAGACCGCTGCCGCCTCCGACGTGGAGGAGTTCGACCCCACGCTCTACGGCATGGCCGCCACGTACGACGAGCAGGGCAACTACGTCTACCCCGACGGCTTCGACCCCGAGACGGGCGAGTGGCTCGAGGGCTACGAGGAGCAGCGCGCGATCTGGGAGGACCAGTACGCCAAGGCCCACGCCCGCTGGGAGGCCCACGTCAAGCAGCAGCAGGAGGCCGCCAAGGCCGAGGTCGAGGCCGGCGAGGCCACCTCGTACTCCAGCGGTGGCACGGACGAGTCCGAGGTCGCCGAGGGTGGCACCGGCGGCGGCTCGCTCGCCTCTGACGAGGCGCTGCAGGCGCTCCGCGAGAAGCTCACCGGCGGCCAGTGA
- a CDS encoding GlxA family transcriptional regulator → MRNVVVLVQDGAEPFGLGSMCEVWAEPYHPEDDNPVFDFKVAAPRPGRVRGASGFDLHVEHGLDVVEQADLVCVCPKRDHLAPSPEVAAAVAAAYERGATVFAHCTAAFVLGEAGLLDGRRCTTHWRHVAELVERFPAAEVDPDVLYVHDGRVVTGAGSAAGLDAALHLLREEFGAATAASAARRMVVPPHRDGGQAQFIAHAVPDCDAETLGPLLSWILENLAADLDVESLARRALMSPRTFARRFRAETGATPHAWVTRQRVLRAEHLLERTDRPVEWIAGEVGFANAATLRHHFARVRGVSPQAYRRQFAC, encoded by the coding sequence GTGCGCAACGTGGTGGTCCTCGTCCAGGACGGTGCCGAGCCCTTCGGGCTGGGGTCGATGTGCGAGGTGTGGGCAGAGCCGTACCACCCCGAGGACGACAACCCGGTCTTCGACTTCAAGGTCGCCGCCCCCCGACCCGGGCGGGTCCGTGGCGCGTCCGGCTTCGACCTGCACGTCGAGCACGGCCTCGACGTGGTGGAGCAGGCCGACCTGGTGTGCGTGTGCCCCAAGCGTGACCACCTCGCGCCGTCACCGGAGGTCGCTGCGGCCGTCGCCGCGGCGTACGAGCGCGGCGCGACGGTCTTCGCCCACTGCACCGCCGCCTTCGTCCTGGGCGAGGCCGGCCTGCTCGACGGCCGCCGGTGCACCACGCACTGGCGCCACGTCGCCGAGCTGGTCGAGCGGTTCCCGGCCGCCGAGGTCGACCCGGACGTGCTGTACGTCCACGACGGGCGGGTGGTGACCGGCGCGGGGTCGGCGGCCGGGCTGGACGCGGCGCTGCACCTGCTGCGCGAGGAGTTCGGGGCGGCGACGGCGGCCTCGGCCGCGCGGCGGATGGTCGTCCCGCCGCACCGCGACGGCGGCCAGGCGCAGTTCATCGCCCACGCCGTGCCCGACTGCGACGCCGAGACGCTCGGCCCGCTGCTGAGCTGGATCCTGGAGAACCTCGCCGCCGACCTCGACGTCGAGTCCCTGGCCCGGCGCGCGCTGATGTCGCCGCGGACCTTCGCCCGGCGCTTCCGCGCCGAGACGGGCGCGACCCCGCACGCCTGGGTGACCCGGCAGCGGGTGCTGCGCGCCGAGCACCTGCTCGAGCGCACCGACCGGCCGGTGGAGTGGATCGCCGGCGAGGTCGGCTTCGCCAACGCGGCCACGCTGCGCCACCACTTCGCGCGCGTGCGGGGCGTCAGCCCCCAGGCCTACCGGCGCCAGTTCGCCTGCTGA